The sequence GCTTGTCCGAAAGGCTGACACCCTCGGCGGGATAGGGGAGGAGCGCAGAGCCCCCGCCGGAAATCAGGCAGACGAACAAAACATTCTCAGCCGCATTGTGCCGGAGCAAAGAAAGCAGGGCCTGCGCGCCGGCAAAACCGCGTTCATCGGGTATTGGGTGCCCCGCTTCAAAAATCTCAATATTTCTTAATGGGCTCGCCAGATCATACGGGACAACGATGACTCCGCCTGATATTCGTTCTTGAAGGAGACCCTCAAGCGCGTGGGCCATGGCGGCAGTTGCCTTCCCTGCGCCGACTACGATGATTCTGCGGTAGTGACTGAGGTCGATCCTCAGGTCATGAACCCTGAGCAACGACCCGTCCAGAGATACCGCTCTCGGAATTAACACCTCCGGTTTGACCGCTTCTATAGCCGCCCTCGCGATGCTCTCAGCCGCTTCTCTCATCTGGTTCAGGTCCATCGAACATCCTCATAAGTCGCGTTAGCCGGTCAAAACAGTATACGAACCATCACGCGCCGGATAAGCAGGTGCGACACGAGCGGACCGGATTTCCCGGATAAGTTCCTCGAGTGAATGAACCGGGTTTTGGAACCACGTCGCGCATGCACCCACCTTCGAAACGTAATGACAGTCGCTGCCGCCCGTTCCAGGAATACCCAGCTTTTGCCAGGCGCTTCTGGCCAATTGATTCTCTCGGGGAGTGTTCTCGCCATTCAATACTTCAACGGCTGCAATGAATTTCATTGAGAAAAGATGGGCCTGCGCCGACGCGGAGCCGACGACGCGGAAAGGGTGAGATGGAATCAAAATTCCCCCACATTTCTGTATCTCAATCCTGACGGTCTCGATGTTGGTGTAATAACCGTTCTCCCGCCAGGCATCATCCCTGAGGCCGAAGGCAAGAATATGGCCCCAATTCGTGTTGATTTCGACTCCTCGAAATATCGGAAACCGCATCTTCTCAGCCACCTCTTCGGCCGGTTCAGACGCCAGATACGAATCGTGCTCCGTGATACAAACGGCTTCAATACCCTTCCGTCGGGCAGTTTCTATGAGTTGTTCGGGCTCCAGGTTACTGTCGCCTGAATAAACGGTGTGGCAGTGCAGGTCGATTATCATGATTTCAAGATGCCTCTTCTGGCGGGAAAGGATCGACTCAAACCCACAAGGCGCCCAAATGTTCCAAGTCTTTCGAAAAGCCGTCGAGCAGGCGCTCCCGGAGCCAGTGCTGAACCGGCGGTCGCAATTCTATGCGGTCGAGTGAAGAAATGGGGGTAAACAGCGATCGCCGTACGCGGGGGTCCTGCGAGACGCCGGGCTCCCCACAGACATATTCCGTCTCATAAAGGAAATGAACGATATGTCTCTCCTGATCGGGCGCCAGACTCTCACAGACGGAAATCAGCCTCTTCGTTCTTACCCGAATGCTTGTCTCCTCGTATACTTCACGGACGACCGCCTCTTCGGCCGGCTCGCCTTGCCGCATGCCTCCACCCGGGAGAAGGAAGTACCGCCTGCCATCCTTCTCATGCTCGACAAGGAGCAGATCGTCATCTTGCCGACAAACGGCGCCTACTCGTATCCTCAGATTCACGATGCCGCCTCTTTATAAATTCGCCCAACTGCGCCGCTATCGGCTTGTCCAATTCCGCAACAAGGACGATGTTGCCATCCTCATACCGCTTCTCCAGAACAGCACCCCGCTGCTGAACCATGGCGGCAAGCTCCGATCTGCTTTGTGGAATTACCAGCTCGACGCGCTCTCGCCGGGACGACAAAATGCGCGCAATCAGTTCGAGCAATTGATTGATATTTGCACCCGTGGCGGCGGAGACCGACACGCTTTCGGGCACATGTTCAGCTATATTGGATGCAATGATGGGGTCGGCTAGCAAGTCGATTTTGTTGAAGACGGTGATAATGGGCTTGTCGGCCGCCCCGAGATCGTGAAGCACGTCTTTGGCGACTCGTATATGCTCCTGAAAATAGGGACTACTAACGTCTACCACAAGGATAATGATGTCCGCGTATACTGCTTCCTCGAGCGTTGCCCGGAATGCGGCAATCAGGGTATGCGGCAATTTCTGAATAAAGCCCACCGTGTCGACGCAAATCACCGTTTGGCCATTCGGCAGTCCAACTTTGCGCGAGCGAGGATCAAGCGTGGCGAATAGCTTGTCCTCGACAAAGGCATCGGCGTCAGCGACCGCATTGAGCAGCGAAGATTTTCCCGCATTGGTATAGCCGACGATGGCCGCGCTTGGCACGTCATTGCTGATCCTGCGCTTGCGCTGAACGTCGCGGTGGCGCCGAACCTGCTCCAAGTCGCGCTTCAGCTTTGATATCCTGTCCCGGATACGGCGACGATCAACCTCGAGTTTCATTTCACCAGGTCCGCGGCGCGCGCCGCCTCGACCGCCGCCAAGTCGCGACATCGTCACGCCATGCCCGACAAGTCTGGGCAAAAGGTAATCAAGTTGGGCAAGTTCCACCTGTATCTTGCCCTCTTTCGTCTCGGCGCGTTGGGCAAAAATATCCAGAATCAACTGGGTCCTGTCGATAATTCGACATGGGATCAGATCCTCCAGATTCCTCTGCTGAGCGGGGGAAAGCTCGCCATCGAATATTACCAGGTCCGCCTCAAGTTGATCAACGAGCTCGGCAATATGCTTTGCTTTGCCCCGGCCAATATAGAGGGCGCTGTCAGGTACAGGCCTTGCCTGGACCACAGAGCCGACAACCTGCGGGCCGGCCGTTCGCGCAAGTTCGGCAAGCTCGGCTAGAGATTCCTCTATCATCCATGCTTCTTCGCGGGAGGTCTGTACACCGACCAGAATCGCCTTCTTTTCCCCGCTTGAATTATTTGTATGTATAACCGTCAACTCCTTTGTTCATGCGGCTACAA is a genomic window of Candidatus Abyssobacteria bacterium SURF_5 containing:
- a CDS encoding PHP domain-containing protein, translating into MIIDLHCHTVYSGDSNLEPEQLIETARRKGIEAVCITEHDSYLASEPAEEVAEKMRFPIFRGVEINTNWGHILAFGLRDDAWRENGYYTNIETVRIEIQKCGGILIPSHPFRVVGSASAQAHLFSMKFIAAVEVLNGENTPRENQLARSAWQKLGIPGTGGSDCHYVSKVGACATWFQNPVHSLEELIREIRSARVAPAYPARDGSYTVLTG
- a CDS encoding NUDIX hydrolase → MVNLRIRVGAVCRQDDDLLLVEHEKDGRRYFLLPGGGMRQGEPAEEAVVREVYEETSIRVRTKRLISVCESLAPDQERHIVHFLYETEYVCGEPGVSQDPRVRRSLFTPISSLDRIELRPPVQHWLRERLLDGFSKDLEHLGALWV
- the hflX gene encoding GTPase HflX, with amino-acid sequence MIEESLAELAELARTAGPQVVGSVVQARPVPDSALYIGRGKAKHIAELVDQLEADLVIFDGELSPAQQRNLEDLIPCRIIDRTQLILDIFAQRAETKEGKIQVELAQLDYLLPRLVGHGVTMSRLGGGRGGARRGPGEMKLEVDRRRIRDRISKLKRDLEQVRRHRDVQRKRRISNDVPSAAIVGYTNAGKSSLLNAVADADAFVEDKLFATLDPRSRKVGLPNGQTVICVDTVGFIQKLPHTLIAAFRATLEEAVYADIIILVVDVSSPYFQEHIRVAKDVLHDLGAADKPIITVFNKIDLLADPIIASNIAEHVPESVSVSAATGANINQLLELIARILSSRRERVELVIPQSRSELAAMVQQRGAVLEKRYEDGNIVLVAELDKPIAAQLGEFIKRRHRESEDTSRRRLSAR